TAAAAATTTGAATGTCCTGGTTTAGACAAGATTTTATATCTGTGTCTCGTGGTTAAGGTTGATTAGTGACAAGCATGTCAGCTATCTCTCTATGAAGATAAGACCTGTAATGACGAGCTAACACAGTGAATATGAAGACTGGTGTGTCTTTACCTCACAGTGAGATTCCTGGGAGATAAACTTAGTGAGAGCCAGTTTTTCCATGGTAGCATCAGTCAGTACAGAGGGGTACGGAGGCTCACGACAACCCTTCACCATGGCTGACTTGAGAACAGACAAAAACCACCTGTAAGTGAAGAGGGATGGATAAGATAAGGTCAGAGGAGAAACTAACAATCAGCATTTTGCAATCCATGTTTTTTGATTCACAGAAGACCACAGATATACATTGGTAGATTTAGGAAGTGTGCATGCTGGCTCTTTGTGAAAGGTACACAAGGACTGTTGCATATCGCTCAAAGCGACAGAGTATAAAGTCAGAGTACCGAGAACCATAAGGCAACGACATACAGGTATACTCACAGAGTCAGAGACGCATCAGCTGTGTCCAACAGAAATTTCCTTCGTCTATTGGTGCAAACCACAGTCACTGTCTGTTGGTCGAGGCCCAcctgaagaaaaacagcatttacaaCTTTGTGCTCCACAACTCCTGCTGTTACACCATGCCTGGCTCTACATGGTTCATAAACATCATGTCGTTAACTCTGCATGGATCACACAGAGGAGCATGTAGACTGCAGATTCAACCATGATGTAACAGCTGGGGCTAGTGGAGAActgaataacaaaaacatacagaacATAAAGATCCCTGAGATAACCTTAAGAAGACAACATGTTTGTAGAAATACGTGTATGTAAAACAACAGTGGCCAAAGTTACagacaaatgagagaaaatggcAAACCCTGATGTTGTAGGACACTTACTGAAAGATAGTCCAATTCATTATAGGAAACAGCATCTTCTACTGTGTAGGGCTTCTCTGCTGCACCTGTGGAAGGACACAAAACCAAGACATGCAGTAAATATATGttaatttgaagtattttctgCCTACAGAATAGAGTGCcacagggatgacatttttctgcgGAAGTTAGCTTTGCCCTGCTTctctcgtcaaaaagcctataggatttttccattggattttctgtagaaaaaaagctTGGTGGTAAGCAAACGTCTATGATACCTacttgttttgttcagcaagatataattcacaaatgaacatcacttttaggatttttaaggcctaaatgtaattaacagaggtaaaaagctaacgCAAGGCAAACACCACCACGGATGCACGTTTTAACGTCCGCAGCGATTTGCACTGGTGACAGAGCCAATATTTGCTGGGATGTTAGCCGCTTACCCTTTCTAAGCAGGTATATGTAACAGTCAGTCAGCAGCAGGTAAAGGGGCTGCAGGTCCCCCTCCATGTGTCCTGTGCTCATTCTCACCATCTGTAATCACAAAAAGAAATTTGGTCAAGTGTTGACAACCTCCATATTCCTCTGTCTTAAACTGCTCTGTAAACTAGCAGACCGTAGCACTGATTTGATACAAGtatagcaaaaaacaaactatacaGTATAAACTATTTTTGTAGACTGGTAGTCCATCTTCAGCTGAAGATTTTATTAATCACAAACCAGTGCGATTGTTGTGTACTTGATACCTGAAATAATTTAAGAATGTAATGAAAAGTTTGGTGCAAAGACCAAAGAGAAAAATTACAACAGCCAAAGTAAAAGCTGTTAAAAGACAATTGGCAAACTGAGCCTTGCAACACTTCCAATGAGCAAACACCTCCAAACCACCTCTCCCATGTCAAAACAAGTGTGAGTCAAACAAGACCAAAACTGGCTTAAAAGAAGTCTGACAGATGATCACttcacaagaaaactgaaaacaggCCTGGTATAAAAGTCCATGACATCGCTGTGCTGCCTCACTCATCTAAATTTTATCATTTGGGTGTTAATGTTCCAGTTAAGCAATACCACACAACAAATACATTCACATGTTCTCCAAAAAGTTTAACTTCTGTCACAATGAATAAAGAACAGTGAGTCCCTTTGTCTTCACCTTGTACAGCTGCTCCTCATTCTCTCTGAATACATGAATCATGAGAAGAAGCAAGTGATTGTTGTCCACCCTGAAATGTGAATAATGAAGAACATTAGACACACTTTTAAcaatataacaacaaacaacTCATTTGTAGAAACTCCTTACTTAAACTCTGCAGGATGAGAATTCTCTGCTTCCTCAGTAAACACATTCTTGTTagtttcttctgctgcttctgtGCCTTCCTCCTCGGTCTTCATCTCGGGCTCCTGTCCTGCTGACGCTTCTGCCGCTCCTTTATCTTCAAGGCCACCTGAAAGAGTCTGTGACTGGCTATGCTCTGTAGAGTCATAGTGGCCACCACCCGTGGGAGAAGTGTCTGCACTGTTGGGGGTAAAGCAGCATAAGTCTGTGGGTGCAGGAGAGGCCTGCAGGAAGCTGTGGCTTGTGGCCAGAAGAGAGTTGGACGTCTCTCCTGGAGCTGGGTCAGGTGGCTCGCCCTCCGAATCCTCTCGAAAGGGCTGCTGCGCGGGGGGCTCGGGGCCCTGGTTACAGCCTTCACTGCTTTTCTCTTCGCCATCCTCTCTGCGCTCCCAGGCCTCCTCTCTATCCAGAGCCCCGTTGAGCCGATCTATTACATCACGGAGGGGCTGGCCCACTGTGTCCATGGAGGTGTCAGTCATCTCTGGGAGCCGTAGGAGACCTCCTACTCCTTCTTCATCTCCTTCCTCCACAGCCTCTGATCCCACCCTGCTTCTCGTCAGCTCTGCCTCATCATCCTGCTGAATTACAGTGCCGTTTAATGACTCCACATCCTCCGAGGCCACAAGGTTATTGTCCATATCCATGTGCTCAGAGGAAATAGAGTTATGGATGCTGCTGCTAGAATCTGTGGAGCCCTTCCCTCGACGCTTCTTGGCTGGTTTCTTTCGTCTTGCCATCCTGAAAAAAAACGTTAACGTTGTTAGCTGTGGTTCCTCTATTCTAAAACAATTTAATCAACTGATAAAATATGAGACTGAGGTTGCAGCTACTGTACCTGATGACCTCCAGCTCATTGCTGGTGCTCTCCGTGTCATCTCCAGCGGCTGCGCCGTTGTGGCGGCCGGGCACATGAACTGGCGTGACGTCGGCTGAGGTGTTGGTAGTGTTAGTATCTGAGTCCTCATTGAAGGGGTTGTGTCTGAACGTGGGGCTGTGTGGGGAAAGATGAGCTGCTACCTTCACCTTGACAGTGCCAGTAGAAAGGACCACTGTGTCGCTGATGACTGTCTGGGGATCAGAGCCGCTGGATCTCGGGCAGCTGGCCTGGTCTGTCAGGTCCCCCTCTGACAGGAAAAGTTCATACAAAAGTAGCAGTCACATACAATTCGCTTTATATACATC
The DNA window shown above is from Plectropomus leopardus isolate mb chromosome 8, YSFRI_Pleo_2.0, whole genome shotgun sequence and carries:
- the plekhm2 gene encoding pleckstrin homology domain-containing family M member 2 isoform X2, whose protein sequence is MDQLKVKDRILENISLSVKKLQSYFAACEDETPAIRNHDRVLQRLCEHLDHALLYGLQDISSGYWVLVLHFTRREAVRQIDELQHIATNLGRSRAWLYLALSESSLESYLRLFQENQGLLQKYYFKNALVCSHDHLTLFLTLVSGLEFIRFDLELDAPYLDVAPYMPEYYKPQNLLDFEERLPSSDSLSLHSFTSLTSTNLEWDDSAIAPSSEEGDLTDQASCPRSSGSDPQTVISDTVVLSTGTVKVKVAAHLSPHSPTFRHNPFNEDSDTNTTNTSADVTPVHVPGRHNGAAAGDDTESTSNELEVIRMARRKKPAKKRRGKGSTDSSSSIHNSISSEHMDMDNNLVASEDVESLNGTVIQQDDEAELTRSRVGSEAVEEGDEEGVGGLLRLPEMTDTSMDTVGQPLRDVIDRLNGALDREEAWERREDGEEKSSEGCNQGPEPPAQQPFREDSEGEPPDPAPGETSNSLLATSHSFLQASPAPTDLCCFTPNSADTSPTGGGHYDSTEHSQSQTLSGGLEDKGAAEASAGQEPEMKTEEEGTEAAEETNKNVFTEEAENSHPAEFKVDNNHLLLLMIHVFRENEEQLYKMVRMSTGHMEGDLQPLYLLLTDCYIYLLRKGAAEKPYTVEDAVSYNELDYLSVGLDQQTVTVVCTNRRRKFLLDTADASLTLWFLSVLKSAMVKGCREPPYPSVLTDATMEKLALTKFISQESHCEVYEVSIQLYSLVHWEDPMDMTLSPQGGVSIPGLPSSTKEGTLQYRAGTTYLGKELWKSCYLVLSKGILYLYAERTDVTPLLSVTMGGEHCGGCRRSNSTERPHAFQVILTERPPLELSANNEQDMADWMQLLCQSVSKGVIPQGVAPTPCIPCCLVMTDRKLLTCHQDCQTSFFRSLGSADICDVTAVSVEADKEYCVIEFAADRTQFIPPWVLYFSGCEERDRLLQVLDNTWKAIFQVDLPHKEVLDPSTQKRCGEALALMNSAWQRADSLARGRAQREPWC